The segment CCTTGGGTTGCAATCAGTGGTGCAGGATTGGTTTTGATCTGCGATCTCCTAGGGCGGATTATTCATCCTTCTCTTGAAATTCCCATCAGCACCATGATGGGAATTATCGGTAGCTTTATTTTTATTATATTGCTTTTACGCTGGAGAAAGCATCTTGGATAAAAAGAAGGTAACAACACTCATCCTCACGACGCTTATCGTAATCGCGTGTAGCGTAGTCATTCTTTATATGACATGGAATGTCAACATTTATACATGGACATTTCGTCTTACAAAACTTGTCTCTCTTGTTATTATTGCATATGCAATCACTGTTTCTACTGTTTTATTTCAAACAGTTGTTAACAATCGCCTTCTGACACCTTCTATTATGGGGTTTGATCAACTTTATATTTTAATCAAAACTACCATAATGTATTTTTTAGGCTCTCTTTCTTTGCCTTTTTTAAATGAAGAAGGGCAGCTAATGTTTGAAGCTGTTATTCTCATTGTTTTTTCGATAAGCCTTTTTCGCTGGCTTTTTTCAGACAACATAAAAAGTCTTCATTTAACCCTCTTGATTGGTGTTATTTTAGGAGGCTTTTTTTTCAGTTTACGGATGTTCATGCAATTACAGTTAAATCCGGACCAAATGATGAATTTAACTGACATTATGTTTGCAAATTTCAATAAATTCAACACATCCTTGATAGGCTTTACCACAATCATTGTCTTCATTGTAAGTCTGATTGGATGGCGTTCGCGTCATCTACTTGATATTCTTGCTTTGGGACGCGAAAATGCAATTAATCTTGGCGTTAATTATCATAAAAGCGCTACAGCACTTCTGATATTAGTTTCTATTCTTGTCTCCATTTCCACAGCACTCGTAGGCCCTGTTACCTTTTTTGGACTGTTAGTTGCCAACCTTTCTTATGAACTTTCTCCTCAAGCAAAACATAGCATCGTTGTGCCAATTGCAATATTATTGGCTATAATTTGTCTTGTTGGGGGACAGTTTGTTTTAGAACAAGTTTTCAATATGGCTGGGCGTTTGAGTTTTATTATTGAATTTTGTGGTGGAACTGTCTTCTTAACATTACTGATGAAGGGAAAACTAAAATGATTGAAATCAATCATCTTTCCAAAGCTTATGGAGCGAGGTTGATTATCGATGATTTATGCCTTCGTCTTCCCAAAGGAGGAATTATTTCTCTCATTGGTCCCAATGGTTCTGGTAAATCAACTCTTTTGATGCTGATAAGACGTCTTTTGCCGCACCATAAAGGGTCGATTCATATTGATGGCCTCGATATTGATAAAATGCCACACGATATGTTAGCGCAAAAACTCTCAATCTTGCGTCAAGATAATCCTTTATCCTTTCGTTTAACCGTCTATGATTTAGTAAGTTTCGGACGCTATCCTTATTCAAAAGGTTGGTATAACAATGAAGATAAACAATTTGTTGACAGTGCCCTTCGATATCTTGGTTTACAAGATCTAAAAGACTGCTTTATAGATGAACTTTCTGGTGGGCAACGTCAACGCGCTTTTATAGCAATGGTCATTTGTCAAGATACTGATTATCTTCTGTTAGATGAACCATTGAACAATTTAGATATGAAACATTCCGTTTCCATGATGAAACAGTTGCGCCGCACAGCCGATGAACTCAACAAAACCATTCTTATCGTTATGCATGATATTAATTTTGCATCATCTTATTCAGATATGATCGTTGCGCTTAAAAATGGGAAAGCGGCTTATTGTGGAACACCAAAAGAAATCATACAGCCAGAAATTCTTAAAGATATTTATGATATGAATATTAAGATTGAAACAATTGACGATATACCCATTGCCCTTTATTATCGGTAAACTCCTCTCTTCTCAATAATCATAAAGGTCCTTTTTGCCCTTGCCTACACTATAAAATCTGTTAAAAGTAGCGCTATTCATCTGCTGGGGAATAGTTTAATGGTAGAACAGCGGACTCTGACTCCGTCAATCTTGGTTCGAATCCAAGTTCCCCAGCCAATATTTAATCAAATCAATAGGTTGCATAAAAGTTCGGGAGTTTTAATTCCGTTGATTCTTTTAACTTATTTTCCACCTATCCCTAACTTTTTATAGCTTATACTCAATCATTTTATCTGGCATTTTATCTGGATAACTGGATTTGCTAGCAGGGTACTTGACTATTATTGTTGTTAATCGTATAGTGATAGTATACGATAAGGGGTGGTAATGGCAATTGTGAGCTTCAAACATAAGGGCTTAAAATTATTTTATACAACAGGTTCTACAAAAGCTATTCAATCAGATCACGTGAAAAAATTACGCGTTATCTTGACGGCTTTAACGAGTGCTACGACGCCTGAAATGTTGAAAGCGCCTGCCTTTAAAATGCATCCTCTTAAAGGTGAACTTACAGGATACTATTCTATATGGGTGAATGGAAATTGGCGTGTTACTTTTCGATTTATAGGAACAGATGTGGAGCTTGTTGATTATCAAGATTACCATTGATGAAAGGAACTAAAACAAATGATGCATAACCCCGCACATCCGGGCGAAGTTCTAAAAGTAGCTTTCTTAGAAGAAATGGGGATAACAATACAAAAGTTAGCTGATCATCTCCATATGACAAGAGCTTCTCTATCAAGAGTGATTAACGGACATGCCTCTATGAGTACCGAACTTGCAGTAAAATTAGAATTAGCTGGTTTTAGTAAAGCAAAATTTTGGTTGGATATGCAAACGAATTATAATTTATGGCAAACAATGCAACAGACACAACCACCTATTTCTCCTCTGGTTTCTGAGGCACCTCAAATGTCGCATTAATTTCAGTCATAATTTTGACGGGGCTTTGGTTTGTTTTTTAGCAGCCACTCATTGTTCTAACTTTTTTGAAGTTTTTTGATTGCTTCTATTGCAAGTCGTTTTCTGTCGGCTGTTTTGGTATAGAGGGATGCCATGTTATCTTCTGTCCAGCCAAAAAGCGCTTTCATTTGCGAAACTGTCGCACCTGCATTTGCTGCACGTGTTGCTGCTAATTTTCGCAATCCATGGGCTGATTTTTTTATTCCTGCTACATTACAAGCTTTACGAAACAGGTTACCAAAACTTTCTTTTGTCAGTTTTTTACCTTCTTTACCGCAAATAAATGTTTCATCTCCAATAGGTCCAATTTTAAGTGTTTCTGCGAGTTCTGGCAAAATCGGGAGAAAAACATCTGTTTTAAATTGGCTCTTTTCTGTTTTTAAATGAATAATATTATCTGTTGTGATATCTTTCCAGCCGATACGAACGGCATCACCACGACGTAAACCTGTATATAAAAGGACGTCAATCCATACACGTTCATGCGTTCCTAATTTCCAGTGATGATAGTATTGCTCAATATCTTCTTCTAACCATGGTGCAAAACCTTCGGAGTTAAAAGATTTTGGTGGTTTTATATTAAAAGCAGGATTTCTATTTAAAAGAACGTTATCAACCGCCCAATTGAAAAGACCATTTAAAGCCGTTAAGAAATGCCTAGCCGCGGCTGGGGTCTCTCGTCTTCTGTCTACGGCATCAAGGATATGTTGTTTTTCTATACTTTTATAAGCACGGTCCCCAATATGTTTAGAAATATTGTTCAGGATTCGATATTTAACTTTTTTGGTCGATTCCGATTGATTATGCCATTGCATGCTTTGTAAATATTGATGCAACAACCAATCAAAAGAGCCTTCTGTGAGTCTCGTGCGCTTCATAGTTTTTGAAGAGCCGCTTTGTGCTTGTTTAATAGCAACTGTATAATTGTCAACAAACTCTTGTGTTCCGTAGGTTCCTTCAATGCGAAACCGTGGTCCGTGACCAATACGAACATACCATATGATTTTCCCATGGCGCGTTCGTTCACGAACAAGATGTGGTGGACGACGTTTTGGCATGGCTAAAACTTTATATCGTCGACAGGGCGACAAATTTTCTTAGTACTAGCTTCTTCATTTTCAAGCGGAGGAAAATTATCAATGCTATAAGCATTATCCATGTTTGTTGGAGATGTGATTTTATTGATATGAATAAGTACTTCACCGGTAGGTTTGATTTCTACGACCTCTGCTCCTTGTTTTTTGGCTTCTCTTAAAGCACGTGCAATAGCAGGTTGTGTTATAGTAGGTGGACGGTGTCCCATGTTTATTCCCCTTAATTTAGGTACAATTTGCCTATGGTGTGAATCACGCATTTCTTGAAAGTTGTTGTGAGAGGGCGGGGGTGCTGGGAGGAGAGAGCACCCCCATAGGGTTAAGCAGCTTTTGTCAAGATCTGCTCCATATCTTGCTCTATTTCTGCTAAAAAGACCTCGACTGCTTTAGTAAGCTGTTCAATTTGTTCATCATCACGGTGGACACGTTTGACTTTCATACGCAAGTGAGATGATTGATGCATGCGAAAGCGTGGGTCATAGCTTACAAAATCACACCATTGGCGCCCTGTACAAGCCATTTGGAATTGCATTTGTGCGAGATATTCAGGTTTGATTTCTTCATCAATACAAAAGCGCATATGGGTTGCCGAACGTGGGCATTTGATTTCGATTAACCCATCTTCTCCAATAAGCCCATCAGGACTAGCCCCCGCCATTTTTATTGTAGGATGAGGTATAAAGCCGCATTTTATGATATTGGCATCATAAATGAAGCCATATTCTTGCAAGGCATCATCCTCATGTTCAATGCCCCATCTCATATCTTCAGTTTCATAATGAGGGCTTATCTCACCAGTTAGACGCTCTGTAATCAGTTTGATTTTGTAATCTTCATATTTGCTTGTTGGCAATCCTTTAGCTGTTTTACTGAGGATGTTGTACACATTAGAAGCGGTGACTTTTCCTAACCTTGCTTGAAACCATTGTGCTGATCTTTGTTCCATATCACACCGCCGCTGTTTGTTCTTGGTTGGTTTGTGCATATTCGATATCTTGGATGTGAATATATTCTGCATCTTGTATAGGAACGTCGTTTTGTTGTTGAGATGGTAATTTCTGCGTTTCAATGATTTGTAAGTTCTGTTTTTTCTTCAAACCGTTTAAAACTGTTTGTGCTTGTTCTTCAGACATATCGGCAAGACTGTTTGCTTTTATAAAAGAGAGCACTTTTTTTTCTTCTGTTAGAGTTTGTTCCATTAATTGCCTGATTTGCATAAGCATCTCATGAGATACGGAAGGAGCTTGTATGGTGTTATTCATACGAGCAGCTTCATCTTCTTCATAAATGCCTGAAAAACCGAAAGCATAGCGAGCACATTGTATAGTGGCTTTATGGCGCAACATACGTGCTGGGTATTTTTGCCAAGTGTCTGTCTTTTGTTTGCATTCTGCTAGATATTCAGTGACCTCGATAGGGTCTTTAATGTCTTTGAGACGAATAGCACATTTGATAGCAATGAGATTACCATCTTTATCAAGTTGATCTTGAAAGGTCATACCATCAAATTTTGGATTAGATTTAATGATCTTAATCCATCCATCGATAGAGACCACGGGAATAATGCCACCACCTCTTTTAGGGAGAGCGTATATTTCTTTTGTAAGTGGATTAAGTCCATAAGTGTTAGCAACAGAAATAAAGGCAGCGAATTCCTCATCAGTAAAATTATGACTGATACAAGTTTTGATGATGGTTTTTCTAAATTCATCATGAGAGAAACCGTATTTATTTGCCATTGTTGTTAAGGGGGAGTTATTCATATTGAAATCCTTGATTAGTGCGTAATTCACCCGTTGCGTGAATCACGCTTTTGTTAAAATGGTTGTTGTTTGTTGCTAAATTTTTATGTCTTGAGGAATTCTCGTGTTTCCGCAAATGAGAGCCAATCTACAAACCTGAGCATTTCTAAAAATCTTGACTGCGTCATAAATGCAAGCACTACCATAAACTTTAGCATTGCCATAAACATAGGTATCGCCGCTAACATCGGCATCACCATAAATCTGAGCATCACCATAAACCTTAGCATCGCCTCCAACCCAACAATTATCTTCGTGACTGAGGTTTTTTTTCCTTTCTATCCAACCGCCTAAATCTCCTTTTTTTACATCACCAAAGTCTTGCAATGCACGGATACGGCGAAGAGTTCTACTAGAAACCTCTATTGTTTCACCTGTAAATTCGTATTTTTTCATATGGTTTTTTCTCCAGTTGAAATGGACTGATTGCCGCCAATACATGCGTTCCAACAAACACATGCATCTCCATAAATCTTTCCAAGAGCGTAAACCTCTGCCCTACCCTTAACTTTTGCATTTTCATAAACTTCTGCATTATTATAGACACGTGCTTTCTCATAAACCTTGGCTTGACCGTAAACACGTGCTTTGCCATAAATCTTAGCTTGGTCGTGAACGCGTGCTTTGTTGTAAACTTGTGCATAACCATAAATATGAGACTTGCCACAAACTACCGCATTACCGAAAACTTGTGCATTATCGCAAACCATAGCATTATCAAAGACTTCTGCTTTTCCGTAAACTTTTGCTTTATTTAAAATACATGCTTCAGATTCAACACAAGCATTTCCAAAAACATGTGCATTGTCACTAATATATGCTCTGTCTGCAATGCGTGCTTTTTCAAATACTCTTGCATTACCGCAAACTTTAGCACTATGAGAAACACAAGCATTGTCCCCAACCCAACAATCCCCCTCATGGCTTAAATTGCCTTCATGCTCTATAAAACCGCCTAAATCACCAGCTTTAATATCACCAAAATTTTTCAATGCACGAATACGGCGAACCTTACGCCTATAAACTATATCGATTTCATCAGTAAATTCGTATTTCTTTTCCATGGTTTATTTCCTCCATTAGCGTGCAACTCACCTGTTGCGTGAATCACGCTTGTATTAAAATGATTGTTGTTAGAAGGCTGTGTGATATTGACCACCTCCCCGTCTTTAAAGACGAGGAGATGACATTATAAACTAAGCAGCTTTCACAACAGATCTTGCTAAAATGCGCTTGGCTTCTTTTGTGACTGATTTGTAATGATCAAGCTCTTTTTCGATTTCATCTATCTTTAAAAGACGACCAAAAATTATACCCATAATTTTAGAATAATTTGTCAAAACATATTGGCGAAGATAATTAAAATCATCAAAGCGTGTATCACTATCATAATCAACAGATTGGCTTTTTAGTTTCTTTTCACACTCGATAAAATATCGACGAGCTTGTCTGCCTTTCTCATTTCTCTCAACCATTGAAAGTTCTTTTGCCATATCTAAAGTAAGATGATACTCTGTCATACTTACATTTTGACGTTCCCCCGTTTTGGGGAACGTTAAAATATAGTCTTTTGCACAAACAAATTTATATGTTTTGATACGGTTTTTAATCCATGTCGTAAAATCACGACCTACCTCTAAAAACGTATGTAATTCACGTGCATTAACGGTTTTGACGATTTCACGGTCAATAATTTTTTCCGATATTGTTATGAGAATGTTCATAATGAACTCCTGTTTGTTAGACGTTTTTCATTAACACTTTTAAAAGTGCCGGGTGCTGAAAAACACGGCAAACAGTCCGTCGTTATGCTTTCCCCATAAAGGGTATTGTATAGCATAACCACACCCGACAAGAGCATTATATGCATGTAGCATACAACGAGTCAAAGCCTTTAATGTGCGGAAGAAAGATTGTTTCGGCAATCTATCCGCTGTTTGCTTAAGGTGTTTTTCAGGCACCTGATTCGACAATAGACATAATGACATTATCTTGTCAAATAAAAAATTAGCAAACACACGCCTATAAACTATATCGATTGCATCAGTGAATTCGTATT is part of the Bartonella machadoae genome and harbors:
- a CDS encoding iron chelate uptake ABC transporter family permease subunit, with the translated sequence MDKKKVTTLILTTLIVIACSVVILYMTWNVNIYTWTFRLTKLVSLVIIAYAITVSTVLFQTVVNNRLLTPSIMGFDQLYILIKTTIMYFLGSLSLPFLNEEGQLMFEAVILIVFSISLFRWLFSDNIKSLHLTLLIGVILGGFFFSLRMFMQLQLNPDQMMNLTDIMFANFNKFNTSLIGFTTIIVFIVSLIGWRSRHLLDILALGRENAINLGVNYHKSATALLILVSILVSISTALVGPVTFFGLLVANLSYELSPQAKHSIVVPIAILLAIICLVGGQFVLEQVFNMAGRLSFIIEFCGGTVFLTLLMKGKLK
- a CDS encoding iron ABC transporter ATP-binding protein — its product is MIEINHLSKAYGARLIIDDLCLRLPKGGIISLIGPNGSGKSTLLMLIRRLLPHHKGSIHIDGLDIDKMPHDMLAQKLSILRQDNPLSFRLTVYDLVSFGRYPYSKGWYNNEDKQFVDSALRYLGLQDLKDCFIDELSGGQRQRAFIAMVICQDTDYLLLDEPLNNLDMKHSVSMMKQLRRTADELNKTILIVMHDINFASSYSDMIVALKNGKAAYCGTPKEIIQPEILKDIYDMNIKIETIDDIPIALYYR
- a CDS encoding type II toxin-antitoxin system RelE/ParE family toxin, yielding MAIVSFKHKGLKLFYTTGSTKAIQSDHVKKLRVILTALTSATTPEMLKAPAFKMHPLKGELTGYYSIWVNGNWRVTFRFIGTDVELVDYQDYH
- a CDS encoding HigA family addiction module antitoxin encodes the protein MMHNPAHPGEVLKVAFLEEMGITIQKLADHLHMTRASLSRVINGHASMSTELAVKLELAGFSKAKFWLDMQTNYNLWQTMQQTQPPISPLVSEAPQMSH
- a CDS encoding tyrosine-type recombinase/integrase, whose protein sequence is MPKRRPPHLVRERTRHGKIIWYVRIGHGPRFRIEGTYGTQEFVDNYTVAIKQAQSGSSKTMKRTRLTEGSFDWLLHQYLQSMQWHNQSESTKKVKYRILNNISKHIGDRAYKSIEKQHILDAVDRRRETPAAARHFLTALNGLFNWAVDNVLLNRNPAFNIKPPKSFNSEGFAPWLEEDIEQYYHHWKLGTHERVWIDVLLYTGLRRGDAVRIGWKDITTDNIIHLKTEKSQFKTDVFLPILPELAETLKIGPIGDETFICGKEGKKLTKESFGNLFRKACNVAGIKKSAHGLRKLAATRAANAGATVSQMKALFGWTEDNMASLYTKTADRKRLAIEAIKKLQKS
- a CDS encoding lambda exonuclease family protein, with the protein product MEQRSAQWFQARLGKVTASNVYNILSKTAKGLPTSKYEDYKIKLITERLTGEISPHYETEDMRWGIEHEDDALQEYGFIYDANIIKCGFIPHPTIKMAGASPDGLIGEDGLIEIKCPRSATHMRFCIDEEIKPEYLAQMQFQMACTGRQWCDFVSYDPRFRMHQSSHLRMKVKRVHRDDEQIEQLTKAVEVFLAEIEQDMEQILTKAA
- a CDS encoding recombinase RecT, with amino-acid sequence MNNSPLTTMANKYGFSHDEFRKTIIKTCISHNFTDEEFAAFISVANTYGLNPLTKEIYALPKRGGGIIPVVSIDGWIKIIKSNPKFDGMTFQDQLDKDGNLIAIKCAIRLKDIKDPIEVTEYLAECKQKTDTWQKYPARMLRHKATIQCARYAFGFSGIYEEDEAARMNNTIQAPSVSHEMLMQIRQLMEQTLTEEKKVLSFIKANSLADMSEEQAQTVLNGLKKKQNLQIIETQKLPSQQQNDVPIQDAEYIHIQDIEYAQTNQEQTAAV
- a CDS encoding antA/AntB antirepressor family protein, whose protein sequence is MNILITISEKIIDREIVKTVNARELHTFLEVGRDFTTWIKNRIKTYKFVCAKDYILTFPKTGERQNVSMTEYHLTLDMAKELSMVERNEKGRQARRYFIECEKKLKSQSVDYDSDTRFDDFNYLRQYVLTNYSKIMGIIFGRLLKIDEIEKELDHYKSVTKEAKRILARSVVKAA